GGTGGAAAGTAAAGAGGTATTGGCACGGTCAATATGTAAGATCCTGCAATATGGTTTGTACGAAATAGACGGAACAGTCTGTATTCATATCCGGGAAATGTCGATCGTAACGACCAACCCTGGGCAGCGATTTGGACGTCCTATCCCTCTGGAAGAAGCTGATGGTTACAGCCGGGAACATCAGTCCGAAAACCTACTGAGTCTCTACTCTTGTACGCATCCAAGAGTCCAAGGTGCGAAGGATATAAAGGTCCCTCGAACTGGTTGGCAAGTCGACGATCAAGGCGATGGACCCGTCCCATCGTGCACTTGGATGCCACCGTTGCGCAAAGCAGACAACCTAAATACATCATATACGTCCTTGCGGTCCTCTACTTCACCTATATCAGGCAATACTGAACCGCACAATGGCTCTTCTTAATTTACTACAAACAAAATTTAAAATTAAAGTATGAGATTGATCTAAAAGGATCCCGAGGTAGCATTCTGGACCGCTTGTCGCGTGCACAAAACCATTGCAATGGCTGACGTAATCAAGAGAAGCCATGCAGCCGACGCAAGCAGCGTCAAGCCCTTGTGCTCACGGATTTTTAGATAGCACGCCGTAGGAACGATAAAGGCAATCCATATAGCCATACTGGAGCCACAAATACTCCATACAGCCGCCACTCCCGGCACACTGATGGCGACAAAATAGGTTACGAGAAGAATCACAACTGTTGGTACAACGTTGCTGAACTGTTCTTTCCAGCTCTGTAAAAAACAGTCGTTTGGGCATGAATCCACAGTCCTCATACCCTGTTCGTCGCTATTAACCAATTGCGTCCATGAGCTATTCGCACTATTCGTTGCCGTGCCGTCGGTTTCATCCGCTGACAAGGTCTGCTCAATGCACGCCGTTCCGTACCTGAGCGAGGCACCGTGCCTTGTCTTGCTCACAAGATGTGGCTCCGTCGCATCGAAGTCGACACCGTTGACAATTAAGTGCGCACCGTAATTGTTTCGTTCCCTGGCCAGCAGTCGAAACTTGCGCGTTTCTGCGACGTCCTGACGCCAAGCCCGCCAATGCGCAGGAATAGAAAGTGCCGCTTCTCGACAGGGTAAGAGCACGAGAGGCAATCCAAACAAAAGGGTAAAGCAAAAGCCAATCCGGCCGGCCAACACGGCCGAAtcttgaaaaggaaaattcaAAAGTATGTTGTCGGCAGTAGCGGTACCAGCGTATAAATACCCGCAGAGACCGACAGTATAAAAGAGGACCAAGCAAATCATCATGGAGTGGTCAATGACACGCTTGATCTGCAGTCGAGTTGGGTGCATGAGTTGCGCATGCACCTCCAAGATATTGTAGGAACAAAAGAAGCACAAGACGACGATCGGGAAACAAAACAACCAATCGGCGGGATCCGTGGAGTACCAGTTAATGGCCGCGTGCACGCTTTGGTGACGAATCTTCTGCGCTGCACGAAAGAAAACGGCTACTAGTAGAAGGATGCAACTTCCAAAGCCAACATAGCAAGTGTGTCGTAAGGCGTGCAAATCTCTCTTCAGCAGGAGCGGCATGGCCAGCAGCAAAATTCCAGCGAGCAACAGATTCGACGCTTCACGATCGGACAATTTCCCTAACGACACGGACAACCCAGGAACAGTAGTCAAGAGTACCGGAGTCCAAACATCCTTGACCAGTACTTGGTAGGCAATTAACGCCCCACACAGCATGGTCGTCAGTGTGACGGTTGTGACGACTTGCGCGGCACTACCAAAGGCCGCCATGGCGACATCGCCGTAAGAACGACCACCGGTCCGACGAGCACACGCCACTAGCAAGTAAAGGGAGAGATCGGTCGTTAGGGCGCCGTATATCATAAGCAGCGTAGTCGGAAGAATACCGGCCTTGGAGAAAGCAAGCGGGAGTGAAAGGACCCCGCCGCCGCAGACAGTAGCGACCATATTGATCATGGCTACCATGGGGGAAGACTTTCGTGCTTGACTGGAATGATCGGGCTTGAGAAGTTCCAACGACACTTGCTGCTCCCGCAGTAAGAGCACGTGGTGACGAGGCTCGTGAGTAGAACGGTAATCTGGTTCGCTCCCTTTGTCTTGAAAAATTCTAGCTTTGGTGAGCAGAGGGGACTTCTGGATATAGCTCAGAAAAGAATGCTGCGTATTGAGAGAACGGAGAGGAAGCTTTCCGTCCTGTCCGGCAGCGGTCTCCGCAAAATTATCAACTTGCTGTAACTGCACCTCGTTCATTAATTCTGAATTAACCAACGCGTCTTCACCCCCATCGGTCATGGCGCTCTGCGCCATGAGTCCCATTGATTCCGACAGTACCGAACAAAGGAAGGGCTCTAGGGGCTCGCCTTTTTCCGTCCTAGCCACGGGAAGGGAACGCGCACGAGTTTGGTTTTATCCTTCGGAGAAGCTTGGTTTGGTGTACGTCTTTTTTTTGTGACGGTACATTCCAAAAATAGGGACAGTGTAGGTTTGCCCAGCATTGCATTCCAGGGTCTCGCTTGAATGGGAGCCCCCTACTCGGCGAAAATACACAGAAAATCATCTCGTTCTGGTCAATATTTATGCGTGTACCTTATCCGAAGGGTACTTGCAGACACTATCCGGTGTGACCGTGAGTTTGTATTTACGTGATGTTTTGCTAGCTCTAGGTTGTACCATAACCCTAACCCTTCTCACTCACAAGCAAGTCTCCCGCTCGAATGAAACTACAAGTCCCTGCGCCAGTTGGGAATACAGAACTTCACCTTGCAATTTCAATCAGTTTCAAATTAGTGATGTGAAGAGCATCCGGAATCTATAGATTTTGGTATTGTCAATGTATTAATCTCTTTTATTATCAATGCTCCGGCAAGTCtcattcgttcgttccacGTGCATTCGAGGTCGCAGACTACCTCTACTATAGTAGTAAGTGTCCGTTTGGGATTGGACAATTTTTTGATTTTCGATGGACCAAACGAGCTTGCACAATGCCGTGCCAGGCCGTGCTCTACAAACACCTTACAATCCAAAGTCAACCTAGCAACAAGTCATAGTTGTCGATTTGAAACAGCAATGAGGTCGTTCGGCTCGGTGTTTGTCGCAGTGGCCACTGTTTCGGCATCGAGTCCAGTCCATCAATGCCCAGCCGCTATCGGCGTCGCGGCATCCGTACGCTTTCCGGACGAGCGATCTGTGCCTTCTTTGGTCTCGCAATTTCCCCGGGGTGGGAGCTCGCGACAACCAACTTGGTTGCGCAAGGCGTCACAAATGTTGCGGCCGAGTTATCGGACCGCGTCCAACTATCAAAAGCTTCTACAAGAGCAACGTGATTTGTTGGAACGACAATTACGGCAAACTCGCGAAGAACTGGCTCACCTGCGCAAGCAGGTCAAATCGAACGCGTCCAAATCGATAGCGGTGCGGGCGTCGAATGTGAAAGCGCAACAAGGAGAAGCTCTGCGTTTTGAAGAGACCAAAATGCTCAATCAACAATTGACGGAGCTGGAAACGGCCATGGCGAAACTGCAGGAAATGAAAGATCGACTCGAAGCCCTCTTACTGGAGGAGCAGGAAAAGATGGCTGCTTTGCAAGTCAAACTTGAGGAAGCGGAAACGTCGTCCGAAGAGCTCAAAGCTAAACACGAAAAGGAGTTGGAGCTATTGCGAGCCGAACTCGAAGCAAAAGCATCCACCCAGTTAGCCGAACTCAAAAAGATGATGAAAGAGCAAATGAAGTTGGCGCTAGATCAACAAAAGGCAACCGCTGAGCGAGAGAGGCAAAAAGCTATTTTAGAAACTGAACAAAAGCTACAGAAACAAGCAGAATTACGACTGCAAACGGAGCAAAAGAAGGCGGAGGAAGCcgtcgaaaaggaaaaggtaAAAATGCGCAAGCTCGTCAAGGCGTTGGCCGAGCGCGAGAAGAAGcttttggcggcggcagaaaaagaagcagccAAACGGACCTCTGCCGGTGGTGCATCGTCAACGCAggcgtcatcgtcttctGCCAATCAGAAAGCAACGGTAACTCGCAAAACTGGAACAGTACGGAATCCTTTCAAGTGAATTGTTCAGGAACAGAGATTCACTGTGATCATCGCCGCTGCGATGCACTCTTCTGCCATATAATTTTATCCACAATATCCGCTAGCATCCCAACTTTACTTGCTATCCTTTTCCGTGTGACTTTGTTGCTATTTCTGAGCGTCGCACGGCGTACGAAATCCCGTAACCTACGTACTGTTAACCCGATCGCCACCTTGTCATTGGCACGATATGTACTTGTGCCATTCGTCGCGAATGCCTATGGTTGTTACGCGCTTGTGACTTGAATTATCCATTCTGTTCCTCCGCTCTCGCGACCTTTTTTTTTCTGGACAACTCGAAAAAATTGACAGCTAACCCTGTGCAAGATTTGGGTAGGTCCATAACACACCTAGGTATTTATCGGCCGTTTCGAGTAAAATCAGCACTTTCCCTCCCACCTTCTGTTACACGACAGCAGGCAGTCTGACTCCGTGTTCAAGCAAAAGTATTTGCTTTCGGTGTCCCGAACTGTAGTGCAGTTGTGCATTTAAAGGGAGCTATCGAGGCAGTGGCTACATGAAGAGGTGACCCTCAGAACGAAAAATAGCAGATTTGCCTACACTTGCTgccgacaaagaaaaaaagcagCCCAGTCGCTTCCAGTCCCTGGCCAGTGGATGAGAATTTCTAGCTTTAAGCAGCCGCCTTGATGGATGTGAGCAGAAGATTGATATCCTGGGTTCGTGGTAATTCTCTCATCTCTCGTACACACTTTAAACGATCCAGCTATTGCATTCAAGAATGAATGCCGCCACACAAACACGATGGCAGTCGTTTCGAAGGGATTATCGACAACGGCCGCTGAAAAAATCTGTGCACGCAATCGCCTTTGTAATATTCATATCACTCTACGGATATTCGTTTTTCCACTACCAACCAGACCGATCCTATCACCACGTCAAGCTCTGGAACGAAGTCATGGACCGAAAGAACCAAGAATTTGCTACTTTCCGAAAGGAGGAGAAGCTTCGAAAAGCGGAGAAACGAAAGCAGGACGATATAGCGAAAGTCTCGCTCCGTGGAGGTTATTTGGATCAAGAAGTCGGTAGTATCGCTACAGACGGACTTATTGAATTGCAGGACGTCGGAGAAGCGGATATTGCGAGCAGAGAGAATGGATCCTTTATTGTGTATTTCTTTCAGGGAATTTGGTCGTTCTTAATGCTCGTAACGGCACTGCGACTGTACATTCGATTCTGTATCATACCTCGACTACAAAATGCAGCGGCTGCtcggcaacagcaacagcaggaGTTCCGAGAAGAGCGATTCCGAGTATGGTCGCAAAATTTgaatcgacaacgacgaatGAACGGCCATCCCATGATTAACTTATCGAGTCTACGACTCGTTATGCGGGGCAGGGAATTAACAGGAGACGACTACGCAGCTCTCCTACGATTCAATGAAGAATCCGGCCCCGCATTGGAATCTTTACTAAATCATGTCGGCTTGTCTCAGCAGGAGATCGACCGCTTGCCTCTCCGCAGATTATCCGATCCAATGGACGAAGTGCTTCGACGGCCGAtgtccgaagaagatctgCCTCTTTGCACTATATGTTTGGAGCCGTACCGGCTGGAAGATGAAGTACGCAGTATTCCATGTTTCCATTACTTCCATAAAAGTTGCATTGATCCCTGGCTAAGGCAAAAGGCGAGCTGTCCAATTTGTAAGCATTCGGCCAGCGCCTAGTTTCATAAGGCAATTTCTCTACGTTGCTTCCAATGTTCATTCGCCGAAGGATAAATTTGGCGGAAGAATCCAGTCACTGACTTTCCTCACGTCATtatttacagtcaatggagGACACCTTCTTTGGCGTCGTCTAGACGACAACCGAAGCCGAGGGGTACAGGAGTCAAGGCAGGTAGATCAGTGAATAAATGTTGCTATATGAATAGGTTTGCGCTTTGTCTTGCACAACTCGTGTAGCATTTTTTTTGGGATTAAGACAGTGCCAACCTTCAATCATACTTCATGATGTGTGGAGCCAAATACTCTAATATACCTACTTCTCTAACTCTTCCGGCAGTCCTTCGTGTCTTGCCGGAGGATTCTGATCGCAAGTGTAGCAAACGAGTGATGAA
The sequence above is drawn from the Phaeodactylum tricornutum CCAP 1055/1 chromosome 21, whole genome shotgun sequence genome and encodes:
- a CDS encoding predicted protein, giving the protein MGLMAQSAMTDGGEDALVNSELMNEVQLQQVDNFAETAAGQDGKLPLRSLNTQHSFLSYIQKSPLLTKARIFQDKGSEPDYRSTHEPRHHVLLLREQQVSLELLKPDHSSQARKSSPMVAMINMVATVCGGGVLSLPLAFSKAGILPTTLLMIYGALTTDLSLYLLVACARRTGGRSYGDVAMAAFGSAAQVVTTVTLTTMLCGALIAYQVLVKDVWTPVLLTTVPGLSVSLGKLSDREASNLLLAGILLLAMPLLLKRDLHALRHTCYVGFGSCILLLVAVFFRAAQKIRHQSVHAAINWYSTDPADWLFCFPIVVLCFFCSYNILEVHAQLMHPTRLQIKRVIDHSMMICLVLFYTVGLCGYLYAGTATADNILLNFPFQDSAVLAGRIGFCFTLLFGLPLVLLPCREAALSIPAHWRAWRQDVAETRKFRLLARERNNYGAHLIVNGVDFDATEPHLVSKTRHGASLRYGTACIEQTLSADETDGTATNSANSSWTQLVNSDEQGMRTVDSCPNDCFLQSWKEQFSNVVPTVVILLVTYFVAISVPGVAAVWSICGSSMAIWIAFIVPTACYLKIREHKGLTLLASAAWLLLITSAIAMVLCTRQAVQNATSGSF
- a CDS encoding predicted protein — its product is MRSFGSVFVAVATVSASSPVHQCPAAIGVAASVRFPDERSVPSLVSQFPRGGSSRQPTWLRKASQMLRPSYRTASNYQKLLQEQRDLLERQLRQTREELAHLRKQVKSNASKSIAVRASNVKAQQGEALRFEETKMLNQQLTELETAMAKLQEMKDRLEALLLEEQEKMAALQVKLEEAETSSEELKAKHEKELELLRAELEAKASTQLAELKKMMKEQMKLALDQQKATAERERQKAILETEQKLQKQAELRLQTEQKKAEEAVEKEKVKMRKLVKALAEREKKLLAAAEKEAAKRTSAGGASSTQASSSSANQKATVTRKTGTVRNPFK
- a CDS encoding predicted protein: MNAATQTRWQSFRRDYRQRPLKKSVHAIAFVIFISLYGYSFFHYQPDRSYHHVKLWNEVMDRKNQEFATFRKEEKLRKAEKRKQDDIAKVSLRGGYLDQEVGSIATDGLIELQDVGEADIASRENGSFIVYFFQGIWSFLMLVTALRLYIRFCIIPRLQNAAAARQQQQQEFREERFRVWSQNLNRQRRMNGHPMINLSSLRLVMRGRELTGDDYAALLRFNEESGPALESLLNHVGLSQQEIDRLPLRRLSDPMDEVLRRPMSEEDLPLCTICLEPYRLEDEVRSIPCFHYFHKSCIDPWLRQKASCPICKHSASA